A single region of the Eulemur rufifrons isolate Redbay chromosome 8, OSU_ERuf_1, whole genome shotgun sequence genome encodes:
- the LOC138390326 gene encoding LOW QUALITY PROTEIN: putative olfactory receptor 10J6 (The sequence of the model RefSeq protein was modified relative to this genomic sequence to represent the inferred CDS: substituted 1 base at 1 genomic stop codon), which translates to MLTLCIAFRHCTEECTEKNLTEVTEFVFLGFSRFHEHQITLFVVFLILYTLILAGNVIIVTVIRIDHHLHTPMYFFLNMLASSETVYTLVIIPXMLSSLVAKNQPISLAGCTTQMFFFVTLAIDNCFLLMAMGYDRYVAICNPLRYTVIMSQRVCVQLMCGAFGIGLAMAAVQVTSLFTLPFCHRVVGHFFCDILPVMKLTCTDTTINEIINLVVSLFVILVPMGLVFISYVLIISTVLKIASAEGWKKTFATCASHLTVVIVHYGCASIAYLKPKSENSVEQDLLLSVTYTIITPLLNPVIYSLRNKEVKDVLCREVGRNIS; encoded by the coding sequence ATGTTGACTCTCTGCATTGCTTTCAGACATTGCACTGAAGAATGCACAGAAAAAAACCTCACAGAGGTGACAGAGTTTGTTTTCCTGGGATTCTCCAGATTCCATGAACACCAGATCACCCTCTTTGTGGTTTTTCTCATCCTGTACACATTAATCCTAGCTGGTAATGTCATCATTGTGACCGTCATCCGCATTGACCATCacctccacacccccatgtacttcttcctgaaCATGCTAGCTAGCTCAGAGACAGTGTACACACTGGTCATCATTCCATGAATGCTCTCCAGTCTTGTAGCCAAGAACCAACCAATCTCCCTAGCAGGTTGTACCACCCAAATGTTCTTCTTTGTTACCTTGGCCATCGACAACTGCTTCTTGCTCATGGCAATGGGgtatgaccgctatgtggccatctgcaacccCCTGAGATACACAGTCATCATGAGCCAAAGGGTGTGTGTGCAGCTGATGTGTGGAGCTTTTGGCATTGGCCTGGCCATGGCAGCTGTCCAAGTGACATCCTTATTTACCTTACCCTTTTGTCACAGGGTGGTTGGTCATTTCTTCTGTGACATCCTCCCTGTCATGAAACTCACCTGTACGGATACCACTATCAATGAGATAATCAACCTTGTTGTCAGTTTATTTGTAATCTTAGTCCCCATGGGCCTGGTCTTCATCTCCTATGTCCTCATCATCTCCACTGTCCTCAAGATTGCCTCAGCTGAAGGCTGGAAAAAGACCTTTGCCACCTGTGCTTCCCACCTCACTGTGGTCATTGTCCACTATGGCTGTGCCTCCATTGCTTACCTCAAGCCCAAGTCAGAAAACTCTGTAGAACAAGACCTCCTTCTCTCAGTGACCTACACCATCATCACTCCTCTGCTAAACCCTGTTATTTATAGCCTAAGGAACAAGGAGGTCAAGGATGTCCTATGCAGAGAAGTGGGCAGAAACATTTCTTAA